The genomic DNA TCCCAAGGCAGAGTCTTTAGGGACTGAAGAGAGAAGTTCTATTACCAAGAAAATCTGCCCCTCCAACTCCCATTACCTGTGTGGTCTCCCGCCTGCAGGATATGTTAGAGGTTCTTGATGTCAAAGTGACCGGAGCCATCCCTCAACAAGATTGCTCTGATCATCGCCTGCCCTGAAGGCCTTGGAGGAGGGAGGCTtgccctctcctgcttcccctttGCATTCTAGACTGTGATGTATGCCAGCATATGGACCGAGGATGCCTTGCTGCAAAGGCCCTGCCATGAAGGCCATGTTGAACCGCACGTTCTAAACCCATGGAAACACTAGAAAAGTTTTACAAGATCAAAGAAATCACCCAGTTGTGTAACTTAAGTAGTTAGTGGAGGATATTGACAGAAAACAGTAAAGATTTAAATCCATCATGGCTCTAAGCAACATTCCAACATATGAAGTCTTTTCAGCCAACTTCCCTAGGAAATAGTCCCTGGTTGGGTTTTAATTCAATCAGGTACTGTTTAGGCCGGTTTCTAGGGGAGGTCTCTCTGCCAGAAGCAGCTAgaacagggatggggaggggatcACATTAGCCCAATGAGGAGGAAACCCCACACAGGACTCTGAAGATTGGCAGCCATGTTAGTCACTTAGGAGGCTGTCCTGTGCCCAAGACAGGCAACTTTGTATAAAGACAGGAATAAAGAGAGGGCATCAAGTTTCTGGGTCTTATTACTGATGTAGTTTCAGAATGTAGGTGAGGTGAGTTCTGGAGCCCATGGccaagaaagaaatcttgagacATCTTTTGTACAAAATGATGGTTTTACTAAAgtacagggacaggacctgtgggcagaaagagctgctgcaccAGGGTTGTGAGGGGTGACTGATTTATATCATCAGTTGGAGATTACAATAACTCCCAGGACTTGGGAGTTGGAGATAAGGAAAAAGGGGATAAGTTCAAAAGAACTTGTACATCctaaagaggacctacaagatcCTACATGATCTTaccattgtcaagttaaggttgtttttccctctaacaAATCATTAACATGAAGACAAGTTGAGAGTTTCCTTCTGAAAGTGAGGTTATtggtaatatatttttccttgcaAATCACTAAGACATCTGTAAACTGAGGAAGATTCGTGTCTGGCTGGGCTGTCATCTCTATTATGTATTCGTTGTTCCTTCCTTTaactttagggcagccaggagtgcctaGGAACGGCACACATACCCCACCTGGTTGGGGAGGGTTGCAGGGTATCAGCTTGTGCTTCGTCCTCAGCATGCCTTCTGCTACCTCATCGTTACCATTCTGGCTATTGTACTATAACTTCCAGCCAAGCCAAGCTTTCTCCTCCCCATAGAGTAGCCCCAGCCTGGAAGCTTGCAGCCCAAGCAATCCACATGAAAGTGTTCCATTAAGATCATACCCCTGAAAAACCCCTGGAGAGGAAAGTACTCAACAAGTTTGCACCACGGGTCGAGGACACGTAAGGTGGTTGATGTGATTTTGATGTGACTTGAATAGTAATGTTTGGGGTCCAGAGCAGATGgccaaaaaagaattcttgaaacaCCTTCAATGCCAAGGTGCTATTATAAAGCACAGGGACAGCAGTCCTGTGCGGAAAGAACTGTTGCCCCAGGATCgtaaagggggaggggagaggagtaaaAATGAGGGAagttccaaaaggactttcatttGCTAAGGAAGACTCCAGAGCATTCTGGAGGCTTTGCTACTGTAAAACTAAGGATGTTTCTCCCTCTAGCAAGGCAGTAACATTCAGACTCTTGGGAGCTTCCTGGGAATCAGCATACTCAgcctgcctcaagtatttgtcaacgggctgcaggttataaggatattttattttgtctacatttccttctgcctttgtagCCACATCAGGTCCTCTTCCTGAACCATGCACTCTTCCCAACCCAATTTGACTGGCTTCTTCTTATGATTCCCAACTTTGttaggaaaaatatcttttttttttttttttttgcttttactgaTTAGAAATTTAGGATGTTCTAACAGCTCTATACTGGGATGAGAGACGAAAGAGTTGCTTGAAACTATATTCTGCAAGAGTATGAATAATTACCGGTGCCTTCTCTCTACGAGCTCTCTGATGATACTCCCTTCTGTTCTCATAGCAGGAGAGGTCGCTCTTCTCTGAACATCTCACTGTCTTCTAGTTTATATTCACTACGGATTATGAAACTGAATCATGATTATCTCTCACGTAGACTACAACTTAATTCTTTACCCTCATGTAATAAAAGCATAGGAACACTTGGTAGAGGGAAAGTATATTAAtccttttcttattaaaaaaaaatcttcatcactgctttttttttctctgcctccactACCTCCTGTACTTACTTCATCGCATCTCTATGTATGGTGTTCAAAATATATCCAATAATTCTGGAGGAAAATATGTGACTATTGTCACATAGGAAAAGAACATACACTCAAACTATAGTGTCTGTGTCCACAAAAGCAGTCTTACTTATTACAATTATATGTTGAGAGTTACTGTAGAATGATGAATCTAATCCTATGTGAAAAGGATGGGAAAGCAGTAGAAGTAGAGAAACCATGTAGAACTCTGGCATTTCCATTGCAGAGGAAAGTGACAAGTGTGGGGATCACTATGGGGAGAGAGGAGGTCCTCACACTCCCTGGGGACTTGAAGAGATTGTATAGAAAGAAGCAACAGGCATTGAGGACACCTTGGATCTGGGAGAAAAGCAGACATCAACTACCCTTGACACCTGGCAAACACCAAAAATAGCTATTCTTTAACATAGACTGAGTGACTCCCTCTGACCCAATTATAGACATGCTGGATTTGAAAAGAGAATCATACAAATAAAGAGACATGTTTAGCATTGGACGACATCTCTTTGAGgtatgaaaaggaagaagagacttGGGCCACCGGTTCTTCCAACTGCCTGGGTTTCAAACCCACATCTTATACTGTATGTACTTTTCCTTCTAATTGGCCATAGGAAGTTAGCATCACCTTTACGTTTATTCTTAGGGGCCTCTGACCACTCATATCTCATTCGACTTTTCCAAGATTGAGTGAAAAATGAGCTTTAGGTTCCCGATTGCCTTCTTCCTTTGTCCACAATAAATGCCTGCAGTCTTAACTTTGATTTCATGATTATTTGCCACTCATTTGTATGATAAACATTCCCTATGCACCTATTACGTGCCACAACCTGTGCTTGAAGCTGTCTAGAAATGGATTGGAGTAACCAAAGTAAAAGTCCCAAACCTCAGCGTCATCACAATAGAAGTTTCTTGATCTTCAGTGATGTGTAAACAGCTAAGATCTATGGAGCTGGATAAAGATTATTCAGATtctgtagaaaaatatttgtcatgAAAAGGAgatgccattttattattttcattaagagTTTTGTAATTACCTCATAGCAATAAGAAGaaattgcaaaatatatatacacagttgCCCAGACACAGATTACACTTTTTTGTAAACTGAATGAGTAAGTAAAAATCTGACCAGAATtacaggcaaaaaaaataaaattaaaaaaattaaaaaaaataaaattacaggtaAAACCACAGCTCTGattaccaaataattttttcatctgtgtCCCTTCTCTGGACCTAGGGCTACAGATTAGGTTTCTAAGCTAATATACACTAAGAACTTACCCTGCCCACCCAGATTTCAGGCCTACATCATTGAGTCCCACGAGGGAAGAGCAAGAGAACAACTTTGTCCCAGATACTCTTGGTCTTTACTCCGTAGACAATAGGATTGAGTGCACGTGGCATAACTACATAGAGGTTGGCAAAGAGGATGTGAAAAGTCCGGGGGACATTATGGCCAAAGCGATGGGCAAGGATGGAGAAGAATGCTGGTATATTGAACATGAGGATGACACAGACATGGGAACCACAGGTGCCAAGGGCCTTCTGGCGGGCATCTCGGGAGGGCAGGCGGAAGACCGCACAGAGGATGAGGGTGTAAGAAACGGCAATGAGAATCACATCTGAGATGACTGTCATGATGGGAACACAAAAGCCATACCAGATGTTGATGGAGATGTCAGCACAGGCGAGCCGGGCCACACCTATGTGCTCACAGTATGTGTGTGGTATGATGCGTGTCCCGCAAAAAGGTAGACGATTTACAAGAAAAACACATGGAGCAAAAATGCAgaaacttctgaaggaaattcCCACAACAATTTTGAGAGTGGTCCTGGAGGTCAGAATAGCGGTATATCTCAAGGGGaagcagatggccacatagcgatcaAATGCCATGGCCAGGAGTATAGCTGAGTCCAGGACAAAGCTATAATGCAGAAAGAATAACTGGGTGAGGCAACCAGGAAAACTGATTTTCTGGGGACCAAGCCAGAAGACGGTAAGGGATTTGGGGACACATGTGGTAGACAAGATCACATCTGTAATGGCTagcatggaaaggaaaaagaacatggGTGCGTGAAGACTCCGCTCCACGGCAATGAGGTAGAGGAGGATACTGTTGCCCACAATGGCCACGAGATAGATAAAGCAGAAGGGGATGCTGATCCAGGCGTGGTACTGCTCAAGGCCAGGGATGCCCAGGAGGGTGAAGTCACCTGTGTTGTAGCTACTCAGGTTGTACATGGCCAGGGTGGTCTCATGAATCGATCTTgagtctgaaaaacaaaatgtgtatagTGAACCTGAGAATATTGTATGGTAATTCTTCCTGCACTCTCTCCTTCCGGTTAGTTCTCCTCTTTCCTATCTGCCAAGAAAGAtactcccagtgctcatctcttTAAGAAAGATTCCCTAGACTTGATACCCAGTAGTCGTCCTACCCTTGGGCATCTGGAATCTCTTCAAACTGCTATTCCCATTTGAATACCAAAGACTGTATACTattgtataaaaattatatt from Canis aureus isolate CA01 chromosome 23, VMU_Caureus_v.1.0, whole genome shotgun sequence includes the following:
- the LOC144295366 gene encoding olfactory receptor 52H1-like, which translates into the protein MYNLSSYNTGDFTLLGIPGLEQYHAWISIPFCFIYLVAIVGNSILLYLIAVERSLHAPMFFFLSMLAITDVILSTTCVPKSLTVFWLGPQKISFPGCLTQLFFLHYSFVLDSAILLAMAFDRYVAICFPLRYTAILTSRTTLKIVVGISFRSFCIFAPCVFLVNRLPFCGTRIIPHTYCEHIGVARLACADISINIWYGFCVPIMTVISDVILIAVSYTLILCAVFRLPSRDARQKALGTCGSHVCVILMFNIPAFFSILAHRFGHNVPRTFHILFANLYVVMPRALNPIVYGVKTKSIWDKVVLLLFPRGTQ